In Sideroxyarcus emersonii, one DNA window encodes the following:
- the topA gene encoding type I DNA topoisomerase: MSSNLLIVESPAKAKTLKKYLGKDFEVLASYGHVRDLVPKTGAVDPDNNFAMQYETIARNSKHVDAIAKAAAEADHIFLAPDPDREGEAIAWHIAELLKGKRALKGKKMQRVVFYEITQSAVKDAVAHPREISIPLVNAQQARRALDYLVGFNLSPLLWRKIRPGLSAGRVQSPALRLIVERELEIEKFKSQEYWTIHLDSQKNSIPFSAKLFQYQGKKLEQLSIGSQQEFDAIHARLADAKLPPKVVRVEKKGKQRNPAAPFTTSTLQQEAVRKLGMTSDRTMRTAQSLYEGVDIGGQTIGLITYMRTDSVNLANEAVAEIRDYIKDNFAADYLPSKQPVYKSKSKNAQEAHEAIRPTSILRTPDSLRAHLNIDQMRLYEMIWKRTLASQMAPARFDTVSVDIRLSSDDTLFRASGQTLVFPGFIGVYMEDVDDAEEEDSAKLPPLAEGDVLAVEKLYGEQHFTQPPPRYSEASLVKTLEEHGIGRPSTYATIISTLQAREYATLDKKRFMPTDVGRVVIKFLNEHFTRYVDYGFTANLEDELDEISEGKRDWIPVLEEFWKGFNKLIGEKKDVERPGTEMLEEKCPKCGKPLSKRLGKRGSFIGCTGYPECDYTRSLGGDEDAGEARKELGTHPETNQPVLLLRGPYGPYVQLGEVEEGAKTKPKRVSWPKELPLEQADLAHALKLLSLPRELGTHPESGKKVIVNIGRFGPYIGHDGKFKSIPRTDSIFDISLDRAVELLAQARTGGATVLRTLGEHPDDKALIEVCSGRYGPYVRHGKINATLPKDVTPEAVTLEEALEMIAAKAAKGGSGKAKTAKKPAAKKTAGKKTTKEKAETKSKATVKKTTVKTSAEKPAVKKTVKTATAKTVVKKVVAKPAAKKPASKKTSKK; encoded by the coding sequence ATGTCCTCCAACCTGCTCATCGTCGAGTCTCCGGCCAAGGCCAAGACGCTCAAGAAATATCTCGGCAAGGACTTCGAGGTTCTGGCCTCGTATGGTCACGTGCGCGATCTGGTGCCCAAGACCGGGGCAGTCGATCCGGACAATAACTTCGCCATGCAGTATGAAACCATCGCGCGCAACAGCAAGCACGTTGATGCCATCGCGAAGGCTGCTGCTGAAGCCGATCATATCTTTCTCGCACCCGACCCGGACAGGGAAGGTGAAGCCATTGCCTGGCACATTGCGGAACTGCTGAAAGGCAAGCGCGCGCTCAAAGGCAAAAAGATGCAGCGCGTGGTGTTCTACGAGATCACGCAATCCGCCGTGAAAGATGCCGTTGCACATCCGCGCGAAATTTCCATTCCGCTGGTGAATGCGCAGCAGGCGCGCCGCGCGCTCGACTACCTGGTCGGTTTCAATCTGTCACCGCTGTTGTGGCGCAAGATCCGCCCCGGTCTGTCTGCAGGACGCGTGCAAAGCCCGGCGTTGCGACTGATCGTCGAGCGTGAGCTGGAAATCGAGAAGTTCAAGAGCCAGGAATACTGGACTATCCATCTGGACAGTCAAAAAAACAGCATTCCCTTTAGTGCAAAGCTTTTCCAGTATCAGGGCAAAAAGCTGGAGCAACTCAGTATCGGCAGCCAGCAGGAATTCGATGCCATCCATGCCAGGCTCGCCGATGCGAAGCTGCCGCCAAAAGTCGTGCGGGTGGAAAAGAAGGGCAAACAGCGAAACCCGGCCGCACCGTTCACCACATCCACGCTGCAACAGGAAGCCGTACGCAAGCTGGGCATGACTTCCGATCGCACCATGCGTACTGCTCAGTCGTTATACGAAGGCGTTGACATCGGCGGGCAAACCATCGGTCTGATTACCTACATGCGTACCGATTCGGTCAATCTTGCCAATGAAGCGGTGGCCGAGATACGCGACTACATCAAGGATAATTTCGCTGCCGATTACTTGCCGAGCAAACAGCCGGTATACAAGAGCAAATCCAAAAATGCGCAGGAAGCGCACGAAGCCATCCGCCCGACCTCGATTCTGCGTACGCCGGATAGTCTGCGCGCTCATCTGAACATCGACCAGATGCGCCTTTACGAGATGATATGGAAGCGCACACTTGCGTCGCAAATGGCGCCAGCCCGATTTGATACTGTCAGTGTTGATATCCGCTTGAGCAGCGACGATACCCTGTTCCGCGCTTCCGGCCAGACTCTGGTGTTTCCCGGTTTCATCGGTGTGTACATGGAAGACGTGGACGATGCCGAAGAGGAAGACAGCGCCAAACTCCCCCCGCTCGCGGAAGGGGATGTTCTTGCTGTTGAAAAACTTTACGGCGAACAACACTTCACCCAGCCACCCCCGCGCTACTCCGAAGCCAGCTTGGTAAAAACACTGGAGGAACACGGTATCGGACGCCCATCCACGTACGCCACCATCATCTCCACGCTGCAGGCGCGCGAGTACGCCACGCTCGACAAGAAGCGCTTTATGCCCACCGACGTCGGTCGCGTGGTCATCAAATTCCTCAATGAGCATTTCACGCGCTATGTCGATTATGGGTTCACCGCGAATCTCGAGGACGAGCTGGACGAAATTTCCGAGGGCAAGCGCGACTGGATCCCGGTGCTGGAAGAATTCTGGAAGGGTTTCAACAAGCTCATCGGCGAAAAGAAAGATGTCGAACGTCCTGGTACCGAAATGCTGGAAGAGAAATGCCCGAAATGCGGCAAACCCCTGTCCAAGCGTCTTGGCAAACGCGGCAGTTTCATCGGTTGCACCGGCTATCCCGAGTGTGACTATACGCGTAGCCTCGGTGGCGACGAGGATGCCGGCGAAGCGCGTAAAGAACTCGGCACGCATCCGGAAACCAATCAGCCTGTGCTGCTGTTACGCGGACCTTATGGCCCGTATGTACAACTCGGCGAAGTGGAAGAGGGTGCCAAGACCAAACCCAAGCGTGTATCCTGGCCGAAGGAATTACCCCTGGAACAGGCCGATCTTGCCCATGCATTAAAACTGCTCTCCCTGCCGAGGGAACTCGGCACTCACCCCGAAAGCGGCAAGAAAGTCATCGTCAATATCGGCCGTTTCGGCCCTTATATCGGCCACGACGGCAAATTCAAATCCATCCCGCGCACCGACAGCATCTTCGATATAAGCCTGGACCGTGCTGTGGAACTGCTGGCTCAAGCCAGGACCGGCGGCGCCACCGTACTGCGCACCCTGGGCGAACATCCGGATGACAAGGCACTCATCGAAGTATGCAGCGGTCGCTACGGACCCTATGTGCGCCACGGAAAAATCAATGCCACCCTGCCGAAGGATGTAACACCGGAGGCGGTGACGCTGGAGGAGGCGCTGGAAATGATCGCCGCCAAGGCAGCGAAGGGCGGCAGCGGCAAGGCAAAGACCGCGAAGAAACCTGCGGCAAAGAAAACCGCTGGCAAAAAGACCACCAAGGAAAAGGCAGAAACCAAGTCCAAGGCGACGGTGAAGAAAACCACGGTAAAAACGAGCGCTGAAAAGCCTGCGGTCAAGAAAACCGTTAAGACCGCTACGGCTAAAACAGTAGTCAAGAAAGTCGTTGCCAAGCCTGCTGCAAAGAAACCGGCGAGCAAGAAGACCTCCAAGAAATAA
- a CDS encoding DUF494 family protein — MFDILLYLFESYFDIGSYPDHDKLSVKLSAAGFEEDDINQALTWLSGLQQLTRAAYPDNINHSGTRLYTDFESQRISPEGLRFLAFWEHSKLITPIEREMIIDRVLALGRKNLSLDKLKLIVLMVLWSQHEDLDPMIIEDLLTPADSAQLH; from the coding sequence ATGTTCGACATCCTGCTTTACCTGTTTGAAAGTTACTTCGATATCGGCAGTTACCCGGACCATGACAAACTCTCGGTCAAGCTGAGCGCCGCCGGCTTCGAGGAAGACGACATCAATCAGGCGTTGACCTGGTTATCCGGCTTGCAGCAGCTCACCCGGGCCGCGTATCCCGACAATATCAACCACAGCGGCACACGCCTGTACACCGACTTCGAATCCCAGCGCATCAGTCCGGAAGGCCTGCGCTTCCTGGCTTTCTGGGAACACAGCAAGCTCATCACGCCGATCGAACGCGAGATGATCATCGACCGGGTGCTGGCACTGGGCCGCAAGAACCTGTCCCTCGACAAGCTCAAGCTCATTGTGCTGATGGTGCTGTGGAGCCAGCATGAAGATCTCGACCCGATGATCATTGAAGACCTGCTGACCCCGGCCGATTCCGCCCAATTACACTAA
- the dprA gene encoding DNA-processing protein DprA: MLLDAPLAAWITLSQIPGLGNESLRRLLLSFGSPEAVLEASVSSLVHHVKPAVAKAIATGIDGAYLVTVANWLDDPLNRILTVADVEYPRSLLNTSDPPLLLYVKGRLDLLNVPALAVVGSRNASTQGLRNAEAFSLSISDAGLCIVSGMALGIDAAAHLGGLQGSGSSIAVVGTGLDKVYPAANRELAHRLAQDGTIVSEFPLGTPPLAANFPRRNRIISGLGLGCLVVEASVQSGSLITARMALEQGRDVFAIPGSIHSPQSRGCHALIKQGAKLVECAQDILQELGYRSPAGTPNAAPEHPLFAHLGFDPLDVETLVQRSGLTISELSAILLQLELDGHIASLPGGLYQRIT, encoded by the coding sequence ATGCTGCTGGACGCTCCGCTTGCAGCGTGGATCACCCTGAGCCAGATCCCCGGCCTGGGTAACGAAAGCCTGCGGCGTTTGCTGCTTTCTTTCGGCTCGCCTGAAGCGGTGCTGGAAGCATCGGTCTCTTCGCTCGTGCATCACGTCAAACCCGCCGTAGCCAAGGCGATTGCGACAGGAATCGACGGGGCATATCTGGTTACGGTAGCAAATTGGCTCGACGACCCGCTCAACCGGATCCTTACTGTCGCCGATGTCGAATACCCCCGGTCGCTGCTTAATACCTCCGACCCGCCCTTGTTGCTGTATGTAAAAGGGCGTCTCGATCTGTTGAATGTGCCGGCACTTGCCGTCGTCGGCAGCCGCAATGCCTCCACGCAAGGATTGCGCAATGCGGAAGCATTCTCCCTCTCGATCTCCGATGCTGGTCTGTGCATCGTCAGCGGCATGGCTCTCGGCATCGACGCGGCGGCACATCTGGGTGGCCTGCAAGGTTCTGGTTCCAGTATCGCCGTAGTCGGCACGGGGCTGGACAAGGTATACCCGGCTGCCAATCGAGAACTGGCACATCGTTTGGCACAAGACGGAACCATCGTCTCCGAATTTCCGCTGGGAACGCCCCCGCTTGCGGCTAATTTTCCTCGGCGCAATCGCATCATCAGCGGTTTGGGTCTCGGATGCCTGGTGGTCGAAGCTTCTGTCCAGAGCGGGTCGCTCATCACTGCCCGCATGGCGCTCGAGCAGGGGAGGGACGTTTTCGCCATACCGGGTTCGATCCATTCTCCGCAATCCAGGGGATGCCATGCGCTGATCAAACAAGGCGCCAAACTGGTGGAATGCGCCCAAGACATCCTGCAGGAACTGGGTTATCGTTCGCCGGCTGGAACTCCGAATGCCGCCCCGGAGCATCCGCTATTCGCGCATCTCGGCTTCGACCCGCTCGACGTGGAGACGCTTGTGCAGCGCAGCGGCTTGACGATAAGCGAGCTATCCGCCATCCTGTTGCAACTTGAACTCGACGGACATATTGCATCCTTGCCCGGCGGCTTATATCAACGCATCACCTAA
- a CDS encoding LysM peptidoglycan-binding domain-containing protein: MRKIISLICLLLPIAVCADELKLQENAPDHYVVVKGDTLWDISAKFFKDPWKWPQIWGYNKDTIKDPHWIYPGNVVYLDQSTHTLKVAGGEAVPASGVSPAEVSMADVAPGEPTSSTSEVVKLSPKPREVKGTNQAIPVISLKDIGPFLAQPLVVDDDELDGAPVLAGTYDHRELLGTGNVAYAKNLPSDKGERWQIYRPGITFKDPDTGEVLGHEVVYLGDAFVEKFGDLSTLKITRAVLEINVGDRLAQATTSFASNFLPHEPDKNINAKVISIYGGVEQAGQNAVVTLNKGRRDGLESGHVLALYQKGEVVPSHNIFTSDTVLPDVRYGLLFVFRVFDKVSYALVMQTRLPVQRLDRASNPE, translated from the coding sequence ATGCGCAAGATTATATCGCTGATTTGTCTCTTGTTGCCCATCGCCGTTTGCGCGGATGAGCTTAAATTGCAGGAAAATGCCCCCGACCACTATGTCGTGGTGAAAGGCGACACGCTGTGGGACATCTCGGCCAAATTCTTCAAGGATCCCTGGAAATGGCCACAGATCTGGGGATACAACAAAGACACCATCAAGGACCCGCACTGGATTTATCCGGGTAACGTGGTTTACCTCGACCAGAGCACGCATACGCTTAAAGTTGCCGGGGGAGAAGCGGTTCCGGCTTCCGGCGTCTCTCCTGCCGAAGTGTCCATGGCTGACGTGGCGCCCGGTGAACCGACTTCTTCCACATCGGAAGTCGTCAAACTTTCACCCAAGCCCAGAGAAGTGAAGGGAACGAATCAGGCCATCCCGGTAATCTCGTTGAAAGATATCGGGCCGTTCCTTGCCCAGCCTTTGGTCGTGGATGACGACGAACTGGATGGAGCCCCCGTGCTGGCCGGGACTTACGACCATCGGGAGCTTCTTGGCACAGGCAATGTTGCCTATGCCAAAAATCTGCCCAGCGATAAAGGCGAGCGCTGGCAAATATATCGGCCCGGAATCACCTTCAAGGATCCCGATACCGGCGAGGTGCTGGGACATGAAGTGGTTTATCTAGGCGATGCATTCGTCGAAAAGTTCGGCGACCTCAGTACCTTGAAGATCACCCGTGCCGTGCTTGAGATCAACGTCGGCGATCGTCTGGCCCAGGCCACCACCAGTTTTGCCAGCAATTTCCTGCCGCACGAACCCGACAAAAACATCAATGCCAAGGTCATTTCCATCTATGGCGGCGTTGAACAGGCCGGGCAAAATGCCGTGGTCACCCTGAACAAGGGCCGTCGCGATGGCCTGGAAAGCGGGCATGTGCTGGCCCTGTACCAGAAGGGCGAAGTGGTGCCCAGCCATAATATTTTCACCTCGGATACTGTGTTGCCGGATGTGCGTTACGGACTGCTGTTCGTATTCCGCGTGTTCGACAAAGTTTCATATGCGCTCGTGATGCAGACACGTTTACCCGTACAGAGATTGGATCGCGCCAGCAATCCCGAGTAA
- the def gene encoding peptide deformylase — protein sequence MAILPIIQYPDERLHKIAKKVEQVDDSIRKLVQDMAETMYAAPGIGLAATQVDKHIRLIVIDTSETRDDLKVFINPELLDNTGEKENEEGCLSVPGIYEKVRRAEFVTVRALDEHGKTFTLKAEGLLAVCIQHEMDHLQGRVFVEHLSHLKQTRIRAKLKKQRRETF from the coding sequence ATGGCAATTCTCCCTATCATCCAGTACCCTGACGAACGCTTGCACAAGATTGCGAAAAAGGTCGAACAGGTCGACGACTCGATCCGCAAACTGGTGCAGGACATGGCGGAGACCATGTATGCGGCTCCCGGAATCGGCCTAGCGGCAACCCAGGTGGATAAGCACATTCGGCTGATCGTGATCGATACATCCGAGACCCGCGACGACCTCAAGGTATTCATAAATCCGGAACTGCTGGATAACACTGGAGAAAAGGAAAACGAGGAAGGCTGCCTTTCGGTACCGGGAATCTATGAAAAGGTCCGCCGCGCGGAGTTTGTCACCGTACGTGCCCTCGACGAACATGGCAAAACATTCACGTTAAAAGCAGAAGGCCTGCTGGCAGTATGCATCCAGCACGAGATGGATCATCTGCAAGGGCGGGTGTTCGTCGAGCACCTGTCGCACCTCAAGCAGACCAGGATCCGCGCCAAGCTGAAAAAGCAACGGCGCGAAACTTTCTAA
- the fmt gene encoding methionyl-tRNA formyltransferase: MKIIFAGTPQFAAEALAALMKKHQIVAVLSQPDRPSGRGMHLTPSPVKQLALQHGLKVMQPGTLKMEEAQRSIAELDAEVMVVAAYGLILPKAVLQIPRYGCLNIHASLLPRWRGAAPIQRAILAGDAETGITVMQMDEGLDTGDMLLKRSCPIEPGDTAQTLHDKLAGLGAQCILEALHRLESGQLLPEPQDAQQATYAAKLTKIEAQLDWRLDAAQLERAIRGYFPFPVATALFGETPIKILRAHIAEGNGAPAGTVVAVDKQYIQVACGDGTLALEVLQKPGGKALPVAQFLQGFPIKVGYRFKAG; this comes from the coding sequence GTGAAGATCATTTTTGCAGGGACACCGCAGTTCGCCGCCGAAGCATTGGCCGCGCTGATGAAAAAACACCAGATCGTTGCGGTGCTTAGCCAGCCGGACCGACCTTCGGGACGCGGCATGCACCTTACCCCCAGCCCGGTAAAACAACTGGCATTGCAGCACGGCTTGAAAGTGATGCAGCCAGGCACCCTGAAGATGGAAGAGGCCCAGCGGTCAATAGCCGAACTTGATGCCGAGGTGATGGTAGTCGCTGCCTATGGCCTGATACTGCCAAAAGCGGTTCTGCAGATTCCCCGCTACGGCTGCCTCAACATCCATGCTTCGCTGTTGCCGCGCTGGCGCGGGGCCGCACCTATCCAGCGGGCAATCCTGGCCGGCGACGCCGAGACCGGTATTACCGTCATGCAAATGGACGAAGGCCTCGATACCGGCGACATGCTGCTGAAAAGATCGTGCCCCATCGAACCTGGCGATACGGCGCAGACCCTGCACGACAAACTCGCCGGGCTTGGCGCACAATGCATCCTTGAGGCCCTGCATCGCCTGGAAAGCGGCCAGCTGCTGCCCGAGCCGCAGGATGCGCAGCAGGCGACCTATGCCGCCAAGCTGACCAAAATCGAAGCGCAACTGGACTGGCGACTGGATGCTGCGCAACTTGAGCGTGCGATTCGCGGATATTTCCCTTTCCCGGTCGCCACCGCGCTGTTTGGAGAAACGCCGATCAAGATACTGCGTGCGCACATAGCCGAAGGAAATGGCGCGCCAGCCGGAACCGTCGTTGCAGTGGATAAACAGTATATCCAGGTCGCATGCGGCGACGGTACGCTGGCGCTGGAAGTTTTGCAAAAACCGGGCGGCAAGGCACTGCCCGTTGCGCAATTCCTGCAAGGTTTTCCCATCAAGGTCGGCTACCGCTTCAAAGCAGGCTGA